TGCACCGGCGGTACAGCGTCTCGCCGTCGTCGGAGCGCAGCGCGTCGATCTCGTCGGCGTCCGCCAGCGCCTGCAGCGTGCGGTACACCGTCGACAGGCCCACGTTCTCGCCACGCGACGCCAGCATCGCGTGGATCTGCTGCGCCGAGCTGAACCCGTCGAGGTCCTCCATGAGGTCCGCGACGGCGCGACGCTGACGGGTGTTGCGGGGGGCCTCAACCACGGGGTGCCTCCTGGCGGGTGCGGATGTGCGACAGCGCATGGACCAGCGCGGTGACGATGAAGACGGCCAGCGCGATGACCACGATCGTGGGTCCGGGCTGCGTGTCGATCTGGTAGCTCGCCAGCAGGCCCGCGACCGCGGAGAACAGACCGATCGCCATGGCCGCGAGGTGCGTCGAGCGGAAGCTGCGCGTGACCTGTTGGGCCGCCGCAACCGGCACCACCATCAGTGCCGACACCAGCAGTAGTCCGACGGTGCGCATCGCGACGGTGATCGTCACGGCCGCCAGGACCGCGATGAGCATCCCGTACAGCCGCACGGGGATGCCCATGACGCGCGCCTGCGCCTCGTCCTGGCACAGCGCGAACAGCTGCGGCCGCAGGGCGATCGTCGTGACCACCACGACCAGCCCGAGCACGGCCACGATCGTCAGATCGGTGGGGCTCATCGTGATGATCGATCCGAACAGGTACTGGTTCAGGGCGGCGGCCGACTCGTCGGCGAGGTTCGCCAGCAGGACGCCGCCGGCGATGCCGCCGTAGAACAGCATCGCCAGGGCCAGGTCGCCGCTGGTGCGGCCGACGCTGCGCAGCACCTCCAGCAGGATCGCTCCGGCGACGGCCACGATGATCGCCGTCGTGAGCGGTGCGACGCCGGTGAGCATGCCCAGCGCGACACCGGTCAGCGCCACGTGGCCCAGGCCGTCGCCGAGGAGGGCCAGCCGGCGCTGCACGATGAAGGTGCCGACAGCCGGGGCCGACAGCCCGGTGATGATCGCCGCGGCCAGCGCGTACTGCATGAAGGGGTAGGACAGGACGCTCATGCGTCGCCTCCCGGGAGCGGCCCCTGCGAGGGGACGGGGCGCGTCACGGCGGGCTCGCTGCTGTGCGCGTGGTCATGGGCGTGCTCATGGGTGCCCGGCCCGTGCGCCGGACCCTCGTACTCCACGAGTCCGGCGTCGAGGTGGACCGCCCGGTCGACCAGCGGTGCCAGCGGGCCTAGCTCGTGCGCCACCATGACGATGGCGGTGCCGCGCTCGTCGAGCTCGCTCAGCAGGCCGGCGAACACCTCGGCGCTGTGCGCGTCGATGCCGGCCATCGGCTCGTCCATCACGACCAGGTCGGGATCGGCGACCAGAGCGCGGGCGATGTGGGCCCGCTGCTGCTGTCCGCCGGACAGGTGGGTGATCGGTCGCTTGGCGAGGCGCGCCAGGCCGACGCGCTCGATCAGCTCGGCGGCGGCGGCGCGGTCGGCGCGTGTGGGCCAGCCGAAGCGGGGTCGGCGGGACAGGGCACCGCTGACGACGACCTCGGTCACGGTGGCCGGCACGCCGGAGAACACCTCGGGGCGCTGGGCCATGTAGCCGACGCGCTGGTGGTCGTGGAAGCGGTCGAGCGGCGTGCCGAACAGCTCGATCGAACCGCGGTGCGGGATCAAACCCACGAGCGCCCGGACGAGGGTGGACTTGCCCGAGCCGTTGGCGCCCAGGATCGTCACGAACTCGCCGGGCATGACCCGCAGGTCGACCCCGCGCAGCACCGGCGTGCCGGCGAGGTCGACCATGACGCCTTCGGCGTCGATGACGGGGGTGGTGGTCATGCGCAGC
Above is a window of Aeromicrobium senzhongii DNA encoding:
- a CDS encoding metal ABC transporter permease, with the protein product MSVLSYPFMQYALAAAIITGLSAPAVGTFIVQRRLALLGDGLGHVALTGVALGMLTGVAPLTTAIIVAVAGAILLEVLRSVGRTSGDLALAMLFYGGIAGGVLLANLADESAAALNQYLFGSIITMSPTDLTIVAVLGLVVVVTTIALRPQLFALCQDEAQARVMGIPVRLYGMLIAVLAAVTITVAMRTVGLLLVSALMVVPVAAAQQVTRSFRSTHLAAMAIGLFSAVAGLLASYQIDTQPGPTIVVIALAVFIVTALVHALSHIRTRQEAPRG
- a CDS encoding Fur family transcriptional regulator — protein: MVEAPRNTRQRRAVADLMEDLDGFSSAQQIHAMLASRGENVGLSTVYRTLQALADADEIDALRSDDGETLYRRCSHGHHHHLVCRDCGRTVEVEGPTVERWADRVAEENGFADVSHTLEIFGTCGSCRS
- a CDS encoding metal ABC transporter ATP-binding protein; this encodes MTTTPVIDAEGVMVDLAGTPVLRGVDLRVMPGEFVTILGANGSGKSTLVRALVGLIPHRGSIELFGTPLDRFHDHQRVGYMAQRPEVFSGVPATVTEVVVSGALSRRPRFGWPTRADRAAAAELIERVGLARLAKRPITHLSGGQQQRAHIARALVADPDLVVMDEPMAGIDAHSAEVFAGLLSELDERGTAIVMVAHELGPLAPLVDRAVHLDAGLVEYEGPAHGPGTHEHAHDHAHSSEPAVTRPVPSQGPLPGGDA